The following are from one region of the Flavobacteriaceae bacterium UJ101 genome:
- a CDS encoding tonB-dependent receptor SusC (Mediates transport of starch oligosaccharides from the surface of the outer membrane to the periplasm for subsequent degradation; Belongs to the TonB-dependent receptor family.) — translation MRTSLTKKLTILMLFVTGVFYAQIQVTGIVNDDTGEPLPGVYVESASGESVETDIDGKYTIETMQGEKLTFSFIGFDDVTKDVTGNSLNVTLGEGASEIETVIVTGLGGKRQARSMGYSAVKVTGEELTEVATSNPLETLSGKVPGVDISSPAQPGASTKVIVRGFSSITGSNRPLYVVDGSPIQDNSASSIGSTSSFDAGSGINDIDPNNIEDINFLKGAAATALYGSRGANGVILITTKKGRNRLRVDVTSSVDFSEVARVPHYQTQFGQGWAGEAFSNVSGEGPTAASNENGSWGPAFTGTIKPWGRIIDNQQQIKPYVALEDNIRDFYEIGNTFTNSITISGGDDKSDVALTYSSVNSDGVIPTEQDTFEKSNIGINAGLKYNKFRIRGSGNYTHKNQSAVPTGQGDDAGFGKSLMQEIIQMPNDISLVDMEDQNNIFNTPSNFFTPYASNPYVTLANNNVRIKKDRFYGNVNLGYDITEKLSANFQTGVDIDNESVKRWGGIIEYAPGSPQDNASANGVVGAVQEAKYTRREYDTYFNLNYLTDLTSDLTLNALGGFSYNERSGDSLSVTVTDLDLDDYYEISNSAATPTLVQSDYKRRVMGVFGQAELGYKNRYFLTLTARNDWSSTLPTENNSYFYPSASLAAIVVDNGSSFLKLRGAWARVGNDTNMYQVYSTAGQAVNDGYFGSIEYPFNGINGYETFGRIENTDLQPEITDEIEVGFEGRILNGRLGLDVALYNRDTDGLIVDLAVPRSTGYSNITGNFVDLRNRGIELALTAKPVKSENFNWDLTYTFTKNDSEVLDVVGDESKIGIYSAYSTQFYAEVGKPLGTFYTPGPAMTDAGQYIVNPNNGYYVEDGSEQYAGNSQRDFVMGLRNVLSYKNFRLAMSFDWKQGGEMYSYTKRLSYFVGNGIETTYNDRNPFIIPNSVVDNGDGTYSENTTPVQFGDVTAFYNASQNPAIEKQHIIDKTFVRMRDLSLSYKLPSRLLEGTGLRNIMFSIYGKNLFLWTPDENPYVDPEATSYGRGIRSEFGEFAANPTQRTYGFNVKLSF, via the coding sequence TTAACAAAAAAATTAACAATACTTATGTTGTTTGTAACAGGTGTATTTTATGCTCAGATACAAGTAACAGGTATAGTTAATGATGACACTGGAGAACCACTTCCAGGTGTTTATGTAGAAAGTGCAAGTGGAGAAAGTGTAGAAACCGATATAGATGGTAAATACACAATTGAAACAATGCAGGGAGAAAAATTAACCTTTAGTTTTATAGGATTTGATGATGTAACAAAAGATGTTACGGGGAATTCATTAAACGTAACTTTAGGGGAAGGAGCATCAGAGATTGAAACGGTAATTGTAACAGGATTAGGAGGTAAGCGCCAAGCTAGATCAATGGGATATTCGGCTGTTAAGGTAACAGGAGAAGAATTAACTGAAGTAGCAACTTCAAATCCATTGGAAACTTTATCAGGTAAAGTACCAGGAGTTGATATTTCTTCTCCGGCACAACCAGGTGCATCTACAAAGGTTATTGTGAGAGGGTTTAGTTCTATTACAGGTTCAAATAGACCTTTATATGTAGTAGATGGATCACCAATTCAGGATAATTCAGCAAGTAGTATTGGTTCAACTAGTTCTTTTGATGCTGGTTCAGGAATTAATGATATTGATCCTAATAATATTGAAGATATTAACTTTTTAAAAGGTGCAGCAGCAACAGCACTTTATGGTTCTAGAGGAGCAAATGGTGTTATTTTAATTACAACAAAAAAAGGAAGAAATCGTTTAAGAGTAGACGTGACATCTTCTGTTGATTTTTCTGAAGTAGCTCGTGTACCACATTATCAAACACAGTTTGGACAAGGATGGGCTGGTGAAGCTTTTTCAAATGTATCAGGAGAAGGTCCAACAGCCGCTTCCAATGAGAATGGTTCTTGGGGACCAGCTTTTACAGGAACAATCAAACCTTGGGGACGTATAATTGATAATCAACAACAGATTAAACCTTATGTAGCATTAGAAGATAATATTCGTGATTTCTATGAAATTGGAAATACGTTTACAAACTCTATTACAATCTCAGGTGGAGATGATAAGTCAGATGTTGCATTAACTTATTCATCAGTTAATTCAGATGGAGTTATTCCAACAGAACAAGATACATTTGAAAAAAGTAATATTGGAATTAATGCAGGATTAAAATATAATAAATTTAGAATTAGAGGTAGTGGTAATTATACACACAAGAATCAAAGTGCTGTACCAACTGGACAAGGTGATGATGCAGGATTTGGTAAATCTTTAATGCAAGAGATTATCCAAATGCCAAATGATATTAGTTTGGTAGATATGGAAGATCAAAATAATATTTTTAATACACCAAGTAATTTCTTTACACCTTATGCATCAAATCCATATGTAACATTAGCAAATAATAATGTTCGAATTAAGAAAGATCGTTTTTATGGAAACGTGAACTTAGGGTATGATATTACGGAAAAATTAAGTGCTAATTTTCAAACAGGTGTGGATATTGATAACGAATCTGTGAAAAGATGGGGTGGAATAATTGAATATGCACCAGGTTCACCTCAAGATAATGCCTCAGCTAATGGTGTTGTTGGAGCTGTACAAGAAGCTAAATATACTAGAAGAGAGTATGATACTTATTTCAATTTAAATTATCTAACTGATTTGACAAGTGATTTAACATTAAATGCATTAGGAGGTTTCTCTTATAATGAAAGAAGTGGAGATTCATTATCTGTAACAGTAACAGATTTAGATTTAGATGATTACTATGAAATAAGTAACTCGGCAGCAACTCCAACTCTGGTTCAAAGTGATTATAAAAGAAGAGTAATGGGAGTTTTTGGACAGGCAGAATTAGGATATAAAAACCGTTATTTCTTAACATTAACAGCTCGAAATGATTGGTCTTCTACTTTGCCAACTGAAAATAACTCATATTTCTATCCTTCTGCTTCCTTAGCAGCGATAGTAGTTGATAATGGAAGTTCATTCTTAAAATTAAGAGGAGCATGGGCTCGTGTAGGTAATGATACCAATATGTACCAAGTATATTCTACAGCAGGTCAAGCTGTGAATGATGGTTATTTTGGGTCGATTGAATATCCTTTTAATGGAATCAATGGATATGAAACCTTTGGTAGAATCGAGAACACAGATTTACAACCTGAAATTACAGATGAAATTGAAGTAGGTTTTGAAGGGAGAATCTTAAATGGAAGATTAGGTTTAGATGTAGCACTTTATAATCGTGACACAGATGGGTTAATTGTAGATTTAGCCGTTCCAAGATCAACAGGATATTCTAATATTACAGGTAATTTTGTAGATTTAAGAAACAGAGGTATTGAATTAGCTTTAACAGCTAAACCTGTTAAATCTGAGAATTTTAACTGGGATTTAACGTATACATTTACAAAAAATGATAGTGAAGTATTAGATGTTGTTGGGGATGAATCTAAGATTGGTATCTATAGTGCTTATAGTACACAGTTTTATGCAGAAGTTGGAAAGCCATTAGGAACTTTTTATACTCCAGGTCCAGCTATGACTGATGCAGGTCAATATATTGTGAATCCAAATAATGGATATTATGTAGAAGATGGTTCAGAACAATATGCAGGTAATTCTCAACGTGATTTTGTTATGGGGTTACGTAATGTGTTATCTTATAAGAATTTCAGATTAGCTATGAGTTTTGATTGGAAACAAGGTGGAGAAATGTATTCTTATACAAAACGTTTAAGTTATTTTGTTGGAAATGGTATTGAAACGACGTATAATGATCGTAATCCATTTATTATTCCAAATTCAGTTGTTGATAATGGAGACGGTACCTATTCTGAAAATACAACGCCTGTTCAATTTGGAGATGTTACAGCTTTTTATAATGCATCTCAAAATCCAGCAATTGAGAAGCAACATATCATTGATAAGACTTTTGTAAGAATGCGTGATTTATCATTGAGTTATAAATTACCAAGTCGTTTATTAGAAGGAACAGGTTTACGTAATATAATGTTCTCGATTTATGGGAAGAATTTATTCTTATGGACTCCTGATGAAAATCCATACGTAGATCCAGAAGCAACAAGTTATGGTAGAGGTATTCGAAGTGAATTTGGTGAATTTGCTGCTAATCCAACACAAAGAACTTATGGATTTAATGTAAAATTATCATTCTAA
- the dnaG gene encoding DNA primase (RNA polymerase that catalyzes the synthesis of short RNA molecules used as primers for DNA polymerase during DNA replication; Belongs to the DnaG primase family; Contains 1 Toprim domain.; KEGG: sht:KO02_01850 DNA primase; Nucleotidyltransferases) has protein sequence MIKQETIDEIFATVRVEEIIGDYVNLKRAGSNMKGLSPFSEERTPSFVVSPAKQIWKDFSSGKGGNAVTFLMEVEQYTYPEALRYIAKKYNIEIKEDRVQNEEQKEKIAERESLFLVNEYANKYFQEQLWQSKEGKAIGLSYFKERDFTEETIKKFDLGFSPDQWEAFTNEALKNGYKIDYLSKVGLTIVKENKKFDRFKGRVLFPIHSFSGRVLGFGGRILKSNDKAAKYLNSPESPIYHKSHILYGIYHSKQAIIREDNCFLVEGYTDVISFHQNGIENVVASSGTALTKEQIRLVKRLTNNITILYDGDAAGIKASFRGIDLILEQDMNVKVLLFPDGEDPDSFARKSTQSELKEYLAQNTKDFIQFKTQILLEDTQGDPIKKAALIRDIVSSIGKIDNLIKRELYVRETATLLDVREETLFKELSQLDQAKDREDKKQNTRTPNQPPPLEALQPKSLDVNSANELEQRIVELLMTYGSRKIIVKDFDEEGKEAEFEVTVAEEIIERLREDDLHLKIAQHKKIYDLFSEGINHGEIRDSQFFMKLVDEDIQTQVSHILAEKYTLHDWKRNEVMVTPIEKIIPKAVTEAIYRYKFLRVLESEKQFLENIKQGGDHTENMTKLMKMQKIRQKIALKLNRPI, from the coding sequence ATGATTAAACAAGAAACTATAGACGAAATATTCGCTACCGTTCGTGTTGAAGAAATCATTGGAGATTATGTTAATCTTAAACGAGCAGGAAGCAATATGAAAGGACTTTCTCCTTTTTCAGAAGAAAGAACCCCTTCTTTTGTAGTTTCTCCAGCCAAACAAATTTGGAAAGACTTTAGTTCTGGAAAAGGAGGTAACGCGGTTACTTTTTTAATGGAAGTAGAACAATATACGTATCCTGAGGCATTACGTTATATTGCTAAAAAATATAATATTGAAATTAAAGAAGATCGCGTTCAAAATGAAGAACAAAAAGAAAAAATAGCAGAACGTGAAAGTTTATTCTTAGTTAATGAATATGCTAATAAGTATTTCCAAGAACAATTATGGCAATCTAAAGAAGGTAAAGCAATTGGACTTTCTTATTTTAAAGAACGTGATTTCACTGAAGAAACCATTAAAAAATTTGATTTAGGGTTTTCACCTGATCAATGGGAAGCTTTTACCAATGAAGCTTTAAAGAATGGCTACAAAATAGATTACTTATCAAAAGTTGGTTTAACCATTGTCAAAGAAAACAAAAAATTTGATCGATTTAAGGGGCGTGTTCTATTCCCTATCCACAGTTTTTCTGGACGTGTTTTAGGTTTTGGAGGGCGTATTTTAAAATCTAATGACAAAGCTGCTAAATACCTTAACTCTCCTGAAAGTCCTATTTATCATAAAAGTCATATTCTCTATGGAATTTATCATTCCAAACAAGCTATTATACGAGAAGACAATTGTTTTTTAGTAGAAGGATATACAGATGTCATCTCATTTCACCAAAATGGAATTGAAAATGTGGTAGCTTCCTCTGGAACAGCCCTAACTAAAGAACAAATTCGTTTGGTCAAACGTTTAACAAATAACATAACCATTTTATATGATGGAGATGCTGCTGGAATTAAAGCTTCCTTTAGGGGAATTGATTTAATTTTAGAGCAAGACATGAATGTAAAAGTGCTGTTATTCCCTGATGGAGAAGATCCTGATTCTTTTGCCCGAAAAAGCACTCAATCAGAATTAAAAGAATACTTAGCGCAAAACACTAAAGATTTCATTCAATTTAAAACCCAAATCTTATTAGAAGACACTCAAGGAGATCCTATAAAAAAAGCAGCTTTAATTCGGGATATTGTTTCAAGTATTGGAAAAATTGATAATTTAATCAAACGAGAATTATATGTTCGTGAAACAGCAACTTTATTAGATGTTCGTGAAGAAACGCTATTCAAAGAGCTTTCTCAACTTGATCAGGCAAAAGATCGTGAAGATAAAAAACAAAATACTCGAACACCTAATCAACCTCCACCACTAGAAGCACTACAACCTAAATCTTTAGATGTAAATTCTGCTAACGAATTAGAGCAACGGATTGTAGAACTTCTTATGACATATGGGAGTCGAAAAATTATTGTAAAAGATTTTGATGAAGAAGGGAAAGAGGCTGAATTTGAAGTAACCGTTGCAGAAGAAATTATTGAACGTCTTCGTGAAGATGATTTACACTTAAAAATTGCACAACATAAAAAGATTTACGACTTATTTTCAGAAGGAATTAATCACGGAGAAATACGTGATTCACAATTTTTTATGAAACTAGTTGATGAAGATATTCAAACTCAGGTATCCCATATTTTAGCTGAGAAATATACACTACATGATTGGAAACGTAATGAAGTAATGGTCACACCTATTGAAAAGATTATTCCTAAGGCCGTTACAGAAGCTATTTATCGCTATAAATTTTTACGTGTTTTAGAATCTGAAAAACAGTTTTTAGAAAACATTAAGCAAGGAGGAGATCATACTGAAAACATGACAAAACTGATGAAAATGCAAAAAATTCGTCAGAAAATTGCTTTGAAATTAAATCGTCCTATTTAA
- the mrcA gene encoding penicillin-binding protein 1A (Cell wall formation. Synthesis of cross-linked peptidoglycan from the lipid intermediates. The enzyme has a penicillin-insensitive transglycosylase N-terminal domain (formation of linear glycan strands) and a penicillin-sensitive transpeptidase C-terminal domain (cross-linking of the peptide subunits) (By similarity); In the N-terminal sectio; belongs to the glycosyltransferase 51 family; In the C-terminal sectio; belongs to the transpeptidase family.; KEGG: pbt:ING2E5B_0320 penicillin-binding protein 1A; Hexosyltransferases) — MSNQKPSLTKDKTTKKKYTQKTKKKRSYKKLLFTLWMLFFIGIIAVFAFFYLLANGFIVDLPDTKELENPRLSLASEIISADDKVLGKFYKENRTPIDYSELPQNIVDALVSTEDERYYEHSGIDYEAVARAVGKMGQEGGGSTITQQLAKMLFTGSRDKNDKINAVMQKLGEWVVAVQLEKRFTKEEIIALYLNKFEFNWNAIGIKNAAKLFFNKEPKNLNIEESAVLVGMLKSPSKYNPKRNPNNAKLRREVVLKQMVKNERLTQTAYDSLRLLPLELNYTKFSSKLGTATYFREFLKNEVTEMLQTQGVKKADGTPYDIQLDGLKIYTTIDSRMQENAEDAVKKHLIRHQRTFNREKSWNKKFPFHGKTVGPKTIDTLMTKAMRWTERYKTLKKNGLSEDSIRAIFKKPVEMEIFTWKGSEDTIMSPWDSIRYHKSILQAGLMSMEPQTGYVKAWVGGIDFDHFQYDHVKKGRRQIGSTFKPFVYVTAISEKHYSPCTMISNAPFRYRGSSKTVRGGGGEVSLKKGLAMSLNPVALRLIDKTTPKPVIQLCRDLGITTKMSENDLTIALGSADISLYEMVGAYGAFANKGIYVKPVVVWRVEDKDGRILYENKPETREVFSEEVAYAMIKIMRGSADHPKGTSKWLRSRYNLKNPIACKTGTTNSNSDGWFIGFVPNLVTGVWVGHEDRAAHFASTANGQGAAMALPIWAYYMKDNYKNKKLGISNKKFEEPETESEIDFNCSEYGGFKAFGEPQAVAVKTNPVKVDSIDINTRIQQDSQTSDDELFD, encoded by the coding sequence ATGAGTAATCAAAAACCGTCTTTAACTAAAGACAAAACAACAAAAAAGAAATATACCCAAAAGACCAAGAAGAAACGTTCTTACAAAAAACTATTGTTTACACTTTGGATGCTTTTCTTTATTGGAATTATTGCCGTATTTGCTTTTTTCTATTTATTAGCAAATGGTTTTATTGTTGATTTACCTGACACCAAAGAACTAGAGAATCCTCGATTAAGTCTAGCCTCTGAAATTATTTCAGCTGACGATAAAGTATTAGGGAAATTCTATAAAGAAAATCGTACTCCTATTGACTATAGTGAACTACCTCAAAACATAGTTGATGCACTAGTTTCAACAGAAGATGAACGCTATTACGAACATTCTGGTATTGATTATGAAGCTGTGGCTCGAGCCGTTGGAAAAATGGGACAAGAAGGTGGAGGAAGTACTATTACACAACAATTAGCTAAAATGCTTTTTACAGGTTCTCGTGATAAAAATGACAAAATAAATGCTGTCATGCAAAAACTGGGAGAATGGGTAGTAGCAGTTCAATTAGAAAAACGCTTTACTAAAGAAGAGATTATCGCTTTATATCTTAATAAATTTGAATTTAATTGGAATGCTATTGGAATTAAAAATGCTGCTAAACTCTTTTTTAATAAAGAGCCTAAAAATTTAAATATTGAAGAATCAGCTGTATTAGTTGGAATGCTTAAATCACCTTCTAAATATAATCCAAAACGTAATCCAAACAATGCAAAATTACGAAGAGAAGTAGTTTTAAAACAGATGGTAAAAAATGAAAGGTTAACACAAACAGCATACGATTCATTACGTTTATTACCTTTAGAACTTAACTATACTAAATTTAGCTCCAAATTAGGAACAGCAACCTATTTTAGAGAATTTTTAAAGAATGAAGTAACTGAAATGCTTCAAACACAAGGTGTGAAAAAAGCTGATGGAACACCATACGATATTCAATTAGATGGTTTAAAAATTTATACCACTATCGATTCTCGTATGCAAGAAAATGCTGAAGATGCTGTAAAAAAACACCTTATCCGTCATCAAAGAACATTTAATAGAGAAAAAAGCTGGAATAAGAAATTCCCTTTCCATGGGAAAACAGTAGGCCCAAAAACAATCGATACACTGATGACCAAGGCAATGCGTTGGACAGAACGTTATAAAACCTTGAAAAAAAATGGATTATCTGAAGATTCTATTCGTGCTATTTTTAAAAAACCAGTCGAAATGGAAATCTTCACTTGGAAAGGATCTGAAGATACGATTATGTCTCCTTGGGATTCCATTCGTTATCATAAATCTATTTTACAAGCAGGTCTTATGTCTATGGAACCACAAACTGGTTATGTAAAAGCTTGGGTTGGAGGAATCGATTTCGATCATTTTCAATATGATCATGTTAAAAAAGGAAGAAGACAAATTGGTTCTACATTTAAGCCTTTTGTTTATGTAACTGCTATTTCTGAAAAGCATTACTCACCTTGTACTATGATTTCAAATGCTCCGTTTCGATACCGTGGGAGTTCCAAAACCGTACGAGGTGGCGGTGGTGAAGTTTCTTTGAAGAAAGGATTAGCGATGTCATTAAACCCAGTTGCACTTCGTTTAATTGATAAAACAACACCTAAGCCGGTAATTCAATTATGTCGAGATTTAGGAATCACTACTAAAATGAGTGAAAATGATCTTACCATTGCCTTAGGTTCTGCCGATATTAGTTTATATGAAATGGTAGGGGCTTATGGTGCATTTGCTAACAAAGGAATTTACGTAAAGCCCGTAGTAGTATGGCGTGTTGAAGATAAAGATGGACGTATTTTATACGAAAACAAACCTGAAACTCGTGAAGTTTTCTCTGAAGAAGTAGCTTATGCTATGATCAAGATTATGAGAGGTTCTGCTGATCATCCTAAAGGAACATCCAAATGGTTGCGCTCACGATATAATTTAAAAAACCCTATTGCTTGTAAAACAGGAACAACCAACTCCAATTCTGATGGATGGTTTATTGGTTTTGTACCTAATTTAGTTACAGGTGTTTGGGTAGGTCATGAAGATCGTGCAGCACACTTTGCCAGTACAGCAAATGGACAAGGAGCTGCAATGGCATTACCTATTTGGGCCTATTACATGAAAGACAACTATAAGAATAAAAAATTAGGAATCTCTAATAAAAAGTTTGAAGAACCTGAAACTGAATCAGAAATTGACTTTAACTGTTCTGAATATGGTGGATTTAAAGCTTTTGGAGAACCTCAAGCAGTTGCAGTAAAAACCAATCCGGTAAAAGTAGATAGTATTGACATCAATACTCGAATCCAACAAGATAGTCAAACCTCTGATGATGAACTTTTTGATTAA
- a CDS encoding gliding motility lipoprotein GldH (Required for gliding motility and chitin utilization.) yields the protein MEKDLIKRRIIFPILSSFIFLALFSCTENVVYESIKPLHNNWAKDSVYTFEVNEQQINQPQNLFLVLRNNEQYKYSNIYFFITLEKPDGSKKIDTLQYRLANPDGSWIGKGMGNIKENLLLYLENKNFSDTGAYKIHVQHGMRTNELKGLENLGLIIQKAQTHE from the coding sequence GTGGAAAAAGACCTAATCAAAAGAAGAATAATTTTCCCGATTCTAAGTAGTTTTATTTTTCTGGCATTATTTTCGTGTACAGAAAATGTAGTATATGAGTCTATAAAGCCCCTTCATAATAACTGGGCTAAAGATTCCGTTTATACATTTGAGGTAAATGAACAACAAATAAACCAACCTCAGAACCTATTTTTAGTATTAAGAAACAATGAACAATATAAATACAGTAACATTTATTTTTTTATTACACTCGAAAAACCTGATGGTTCTAAAAAAATAGACACACTTCAATACCGACTAGCTAATCCTGATGGAAGCTGGATTGGTAAAGGAATGGGAAATATAAAAGAAAATTTACTTTTGTATCTCGAAAATAAAAACTTTTCAGATACAGGAGCTTATAAAATCCATGTACAACATGGTATGCGAACAAACGAATTAAAAGGATTAGAAAATCTAGGTTTAATTATTCAAAAAGCACAAACTCATGAGTAA
- the K03725 gene encoding stage 0 sporulation protein YaaT (Essential for the phosphorelay during initiation of sporulation. May control the level of phosphorylated spo0A through spo0E activity during sporulation; Contains 1 PSP1 C-terminal domain.; KEGG: mru:mru_1319 archaea-specific helicase; In phosphorus-containing anhydrides), which yields MSDINKCGSCGSSGSSSGGCGSNGPCAHSDTCGHKLTVFNWLSNVRQPEGIKPFEFVEVRFKNDRKGFFKNVNTLSLKIGDVIAVEGNPGHDIGIVTLTGEMARIQMRGKKFDFDREDLIKKIYRIANQKDIDKWQEVRAKEYDVMVRTRDIVRNLGLEMKICDVEFQGDGAKATFYYTAEERVDFRVLIKELAGAFRTRIEMRQIGYRQGAAKVGGIGSCGRELCCSTWLTDFRSVNTVAARYQQLSINPQKLAGQCGKLKCCLNFELDSYLEAVKEFPDIHTRLYTEKGPANCMKLDIFKKEIWYAYTENSITWHKLDPQTANEIIEINKTRKKISSLEDYALIDHSTKEISFESASESDKIDRFDRKNKRKRPNKNRKTQNNRRRKSSDNKVTVNQKSASNNNTNKTQNKSKRTNTPKNNGEKSNKPRRQNQGNGNQKTQNNRSNRGKRPNQKKNNFPDSK from the coding sequence ATGTCAGATATAAATAAATGTGGTTCGTGTGGTAGTTCAGGTTCTAGTTCCGGAGGATGTGGAAGTAATGGACCTTGTGCTCACAGCGATACTTGTGGTCATAAACTAACTGTTTTCAATTGGCTTTCTAACGTTAGACAACCTGAAGGTATAAAACCTTTTGAATTTGTTGAAGTTCGATTTAAAAACGATCGAAAAGGGTTCTTTAAAAATGTAAATACACTTTCTCTAAAAATAGGAGATGTGATTGCCGTTGAAGGAAATCCAGGACACGATATTGGAATTGTAACACTAACTGGTGAAATGGCTCGTATTCAAATGCGTGGAAAGAAATTTGATTTTGATCGTGAAGATTTAATCAAAAAAATATACCGAATTGCCAATCAAAAAGATATTGATAAATGGCAAGAAGTTCGTGCTAAAGAATATGATGTTATGGTTCGTACTCGTGATATTGTACGCAACCTAGGTCTAGAAATGAAAATTTGTGATGTTGAATTTCAAGGTGACGGTGCTAAGGCTACCTTTTATTATACGGCAGAAGAACGAGTAGATTTTCGTGTTTTAATAAAAGAATTAGCAGGAGCATTTCGAACACGAATCGAAATGCGTCAAATTGGATACCGACAAGGAGCCGCAAAAGTTGGTGGAATTGGTTCATGTGGAAGAGAATTATGTTGCTCTACTTGGTTAACCGACTTCAGAAGTGTAAATACTGTAGCAGCTCGTTATCAACAATTATCCATAAATCCTCAAAAACTAGCAGGACAATGTGGTAAATTAAAATGTTGCTTAAATTTTGAATTGGATTCCTATTTAGAAGCTGTAAAAGAATTTCCTGATATACACACACGTTTATATACAGAAAAAGGCCCTGCCAACTGTATGAAACTTGATATCTTCAAAAAAGAAATTTGGTACGCTTACACGGAAAATTCAATCACATGGCATAAATTAGATCCTCAAACGGCTAATGAAATCATTGAAATCAATAAAACCCGAAAAAAGATTTCAAGTTTAGAAGATTATGCTCTTATTGATCATTCGACAAAAGAAATTTCTTTTGAGAGTGCTTCTGAGTCTGATAAAATTGATCGTTTTGATCGTAAAAATAAACGTAAACGACCTAATAAAAATAGAAAGACTCAAAATAATAGAAGAAGAAAATCATCTGATAACAAAGTTACAGTAAATCAAAAATCTGCTTCTAATAATAACACTAATAAAACACAAAATAAATCTAAACGTACTAATACTCCAAAAAACAATGGAGAAAAATCCAATAAACCAAGACGTCAAAATCAAGGAAATGGAAATCAAAAAACACAAAATAATAGATCCAATCGTGGAAAAAGACCTAATCAAAAGAAGAATAATTTTCCCGATTCTAAGTAG